The DNA sequence CGCGATCGCGGGGCCCACTTCGGCGGACTGCTCGACCGCGCGGCCGTACAGCGGGGTCGCGTTGTCGGGGATCACCGGGTCGACGCCACTCGTCGGCGACAGGGCACCGGACGCGGTGTAGACCTCGGGGTAGCGCTCGAGGGCGAAAGCGAGGAAGTCGCGCACGAGCGGGTCGTAGGTCTGGGCGTTCACGGCCATGCCGATGCCGGAGGGCGTCACGTATTCGTTGTCGTCGGTGACGGCACCCTCGATCGTGGGGAGGGTGAAGTAGTCGACGGAGTCTCGGACGCCGGCATCCAGCGCATCGGTGGCGAGGTTGCCGAGCTCCCACGTGCCGATGTTGTACATCGCGGCCTTGCCGGAGGTGAACAGCGCCTGCGCGTCTGCGTAGCCGGTCGAGGAGAAGCCCTCCTGGAAGCAGCCTGCCTTGCCGAGGCCGGACAGCCATTCGGCGGCCGCGCGACCGGGCTCATCACCGAAGGACGCATCCCCCGTCTTGAGCTTCTGCACGTACTCGGGGCCGGCGAGACGGAACGGGTAGTACGCCATGTAGCGCTCGAGCGGCCACTGGTCCTGTCCGTCGAGCGCGATCGGGGTGATGCCCTCGGCCCGCAGGGCCTCGCACGTGGCGGCGAAGTCGTCGAGCGTTGCAGGGATCGGCACCCCCGCCTGCTCGAACAGGGCCTTGTTGTACCAGAAGAACTCGAGCTGGAACTCGAACGGCACCATGTAGAGCGACCCGTCGTCGAAGCGCTGATAGTTCAGCGCCGCCTCGCGGTAGTCGTCCGCGAGCCCGAGGTCCTCGAGCAGCAGATCGACGTCGACCATCTTCCCCTGGGCGGCGAGCTTCTGCGCGAACGGCGTCGCATCGGTGTCGAACAGCTCGGGCAGCTTGTTCGCCGCGGCGAGCGTCTCGTACTTCTGGATGTACGACGGCCGGTCGGGGGTCGTGATCAGGTTGAGCGCGAAGCCGGGGTGATCGGCGGCGTACTCGTCGGCGATCTGCTGCATCGCGGTGATGACCCCGCCGTCCGCCGGCCGG is a window from the Microbacterium lacus genome containing:
- a CDS encoding ABC transporter substrate-binding protein, encoding MNIPQRTATLAAFALAASLVMTGCAGSSGGADPTDVNPDGEVKPREISWLLSRPADGGVITAMQQIADEYAADHPGFALNLITTPDRPSYIQKYETLAAANKLPELFDTDATPFAQKLAAQGKMVDVDLLLEDLGLADDYREAALNYQRFDDGSLYMVPFEFQLEFFWYNKALFEQAGVPIPATLDDFAATCEALRAEGITPIALDGQDQWPLERYMAYYPFRLAGPEYVQKLKTGDASFGDEPGRAAAEWLSGLGKAGCFQEGFSSTGYADAQALFTSGKAAMYNIGTWELGNLATDALDAGVRDSVDYFTLPTIEGAVTDDNEYVTPSGIGMAVNAQTYDPLVRDFLAFALERYPEVYTASGALSPTSGVDPVIPDNATPLYGRAVEQSAEVGPAIAMPWDTQLDPATNTRLQQELTLLVQGDITPDEFIETMDAALKENVGD